The Astyanax mexicanus isolate ESR-SI-001 chromosome 20, AstMex3_surface, whole genome shotgun sequence genome contains a region encoding:
- the rhof gene encoding rho-related GTP-binding protein RhoF has product MQNGSTETMLGGEQLKFVIVGDGGCGKTSLLMVYAKGDFPEKYAPSVFEKYVTTVTHGGKEIQLNLYDTAGQDDYDRLRPLSYQNADLILVCYDVTNPTSYENVIIKWYPEVHHFCRDVPKILIGCKTDLRKDKEKMRKLRAVEQEPITYTQGEETQKQMNAELYLECSAKYRENVEDIFKEATKLAMTMRRKARKARKKRKPCSIL; this is encoded by the exons ATGCAGAACGGTTCGACTGAAACGATGCTCGGCGGTGAGCAGCTGAAATTCGTGATAGTTGGAGATGGTGGCTGCGGCAAAACCTCATTACTCATGGTTTACGCTAAAGGAGACTTCCCCGAG AAATACGCCCCCTCAGTTTTCGAAAAGTACGTAACAACGGTGACTCACGGTGGGAAGGAGATTCAGCTCAACCTGTACGACACGGCAG gtcagGATGATTATGACCGCCTGAGGCCATTGTCCTATCAGAATGCAGATCTGATCCTTGTCTGTTATGATGTCACCAACCCCACCAGCTATGAAAACGTTATTATTAAG TGGTACCCTGAGGTTCATCACTTCTGCCGGGATGTCCCTAAGATCCTGATTGGCTGTAAGACGGACCTGCGGAAAGACAAGGAGAAGATGAGAAAACTCAGAGCGGTCGAGCAAGAGCCAATCACCTACACACAG ggGGAGGAGACGCAGAAGCAGATGAACGCTGAACTTTATCTGGAATGTTCGGCCAAATACAGAGAAAACGTGGAGGACATTTTCAAAGAAGCGACAAAACTCGCAATGACGATGCGACGGAAAGCCAGAAAAGCACGAAAAAAACGGAAACCCTGCTCCATCCTGTAA
- the tmem120b gene encoding transmembrane protein 120B has protein sequence MSLERCESDWREIEQEYQQLQETHKVYRQKLEELTSLQAICSSSICKQRKGLKELRKTLHKCAKACDADQSEVIADLQTQIKEKQNVFFDMESYLPKRNGLYLNLVLGNVNVTLLSNQAKFAYKDEYEKFKLYMTIILMFGAVTCLFLLNYRVTDEIFNFLLVWYYCTLTIRESILMSNGSRIKGWWVSHHYVSTFLSGVMLTWPEGAIYQLFRSQFLAFSIYQSLVQFLQYYYQSGCLYRLRALGERNQLDLTVEGFQSWMWRGLTFLLPFLFFGHFWQLYNSVTLFRLSAREDCKEWQVFMLALTFLVLFLGNFLTTLKVVHQKLLKNQEEIEHKSD, from the exons ATGTCACTGGAGCGCTGTGAGAGTGACTGGAGGGAAATAGAGCAGGAATATCAGCAGCTACAG GAGACTCATAAAGTGTACAGGCAGAAGCTGGAGGAGCTGACCAGCTTGCAGGCCATCTGCAGTAGCTCCATCTGCAAACAGAGGAAAGGCCTTAAAGAGCTCCGGAAAACGCTCCACAA GTGTGCAAAGGCATGTGATGCGGACCAATCGGAGGTGATCGCTGATCTGCAGACTCAGATTAAGGAGAAGCAGAATGTGTTCTTTGATATGGAATCTTATTTACCAAAGAGGAACGG GCTGTATTTAAATCTGGTCCTGGGGAATGTGAATGTTACACTACTGAGTAATCAGGCAAA GTTTGCGtataaagatgaatatgagaaGTTTAAGCTTTATATGACTATAATCCTAATGTTCGGCGCTGTTACCTGTCTCTTCCTGCTTAACTACCG tgttaCAGATGAAATCTTTAATTTTTTGTTGGTGTGGTATTACTGCACTCTGACCATCCGGGAGAGTATACTGATGAGTAACGGCTCCAG GATTAAGGGCTGGTGGGTGTCACATCACTACGTGTCGACCTTCCTGTCGGGAGTGATGCTCACCTG GCCTGAGGGGGCGATATATCAACTGTTCAGGAGTCAATTCCTCGCCTTCTCCATTTACCAga gtttAGTACAGTTTCTGCAATATTATTATCAGAGTGGGTGTCTGTATCGGCTCCGGGCTCTGGGGGAGAGGAACCAGCTGGACCTGACCGTAG AGGGGTTCCAGTCATGGATGTGGAGGGGTTTAACCTTCCTGCTGCCATTTCTCTTCTTTGGACAT TTCTGGCAGCTGTATAACTCAGTGACTCTGTTCCGGCTGTCTGCTCGCGAAGACTGCAAAGAGTGGCAG GTGTTCATGTTGGCGCTAACATTCCTGGTGCTGTTCCTGGGGAACTTCCTGACAACACTAAAGGTGGTCCACCAGAAGCTCCTGAAGAACCAGGAGGAAATCGAGCACAAGAGTGACTGA